From a region of the Mucilaginibacter auburnensis genome:
- a CDS encoding RtcB family protein has translation MRKVNNNSSLQEAGEPKEKISNAELGQLGIDDLEILVNFSRVANGLLKHRVMDKTQILANLEALIDDPMPYALKKGGKFKNLAEDVIALRKEGKFVKQQRNTFELKKEVANFPVWGLEHIEVGALAQMKTAIQLPIAVAGALMPDAHQGYGLPIGGVLATTANTIIPFAVGVDIACRMCLSIFDLPAQAVDTETDKLKTILVDNTYFGMGCATKSYFDSSLFDSRAWGETKVIRSLKDKAYAQLGTSGTGNHFVEWGELTIAEGALDGIPAGSYLALLSHSGSRGFGGAVADYYSKIAMTKTKLPAEAKHLAWLDLDKDEGQEYWIAMNLAGEYASANHHEIHNKIARALGVKPLTRIENHHNFAWKEQLADGTEVMVHRKGATPAGEGVLGIIPGSMSTPGFVVRGKGNVTSINSASHGAGRLMSRSAAFKTLDRAAIAANLLDKRITLMGSDVDEAPMAYKDIHTVMAAQHDLVDVLAKFEPRIVRMADPREKPED, from the coding sequence ATGAGAAAAGTAAATAACAACAGCTCCCTTCAAGAGGCCGGTGAGCCAAAAGAAAAGATCAGCAATGCCGAGTTAGGACAACTCGGTATTGACGATCTGGAAATACTGGTCAACTTTAGTCGCGTTGCTAATGGTTTGCTTAAACACCGCGTAATGGACAAAACCCAGATATTGGCCAATTTAGAGGCCCTGATTGACGACCCGATGCCTTACGCCCTTAAAAAAGGCGGCAAGTTTAAAAACCTGGCCGAGGATGTTATTGCCCTGCGTAAAGAAGGCAAGTTTGTTAAACAGCAACGCAACACTTTCGAGTTGAAAAAGGAAGTAGCCAATTTCCCGGTATGGGGATTGGAACACATTGAGGTTGGCGCGCTGGCGCAGATGAAAACCGCCATACAATTGCCCATAGCGGTTGCCGGCGCGCTTATGCCCGATGCACACCAGGGTTACGGCTTGCCCATAGGCGGGGTACTGGCCACAACCGCCAACACCATTATTCCGTTTGCTGTGGGGGTGGATATTGCCTGCCGTATGTGCCTGAGCATTTTTGATCTGCCTGCCCAAGCGGTTGATACCGAGACCGACAAGCTGAAAACCATACTGGTTGACAACACCTACTTTGGTATGGGTTGCGCCACTAAAAGTTACTTTGACAGCTCGTTGTTTGATAGCAGAGCATGGGGCGAAACCAAAGTGATTCGTAGTTTAAAAGATAAAGCTTACGCGCAGTTAGGTACCAGCGGCACCGGCAACCACTTTGTGGAGTGGGGTGAATTAACAATAGCCGAAGGCGCTTTAGACGGCATACCTGCGGGTAGCTACCTGGCCTTATTGTCGCACTCCGGCTCACGTGGGTTTGGTGGGGCCGTGGCCGACTATTACAGCAAAATTGCCATGACCAAAACCAAACTGCCTGCCGAAGCCAAGCATTTGGCCTGGTTAGATCTGGATAAAGACGAAGGGCAGGAATACTGGATCGCCATGAACCTGGCCGGCGAATACGCCAGCGCCAACCACCACGAGATACATAACAAAATTGCCCGTGCGTTGGGGGTTAAACCGCTTACGCGTATTGAGAACCACCACAACTTTGCCTGGAAGGAACAACTGGCCGATGGTACCGAAGTAATGGTGCACCGTAAGGGCGCTACGCCTGCCGGCGAGGGCGTGCTGGGTATTATACCGGGCAGCATGAGCACGCCGGGCTTTGTGGTGCGCGGTAAAGGTAACGTTACCAGCATTAACAGTGCAAGCCACGGCGCGGGCCGTTTAATGAGCCGCAGCGCCGCCTTTAAAACTTTAGACAGAGCCGCCATTGCCGCCAACCTGTTAGATAAACGCATTACCTTAATGGGTAGCGATGTTGACGAGGCCCCAATGGCCTACAAAGACATACACACCGTTATGGCCGCGCAGCATGACCTGGTAGATGTACTGGCGAAGTTTGAACCAAGGATTGTGAGGATGGCGGACCCGAGGGAGAAGCCGGAGGATTAG
- a CDS encoding helix-turn-helix transcriptional regulator: MPVNRNALIRYRTIDSCLQNRRRKWTLDDLIDACADALYEFQGIDTGVSRRTIQGDIEMMRSNKLGYEAPIVVVDKKYYTYSDKNYSITNIPLNDQDMQVLGEVANLLQQFKGFNHFADLNEMVSKLEDKIYTQKTHSTPVIDFEKNDNLKGLEYIEVIRKAIVAKKTICITYQSFKAREASAFCFSPYLLKEYRNRWFVLGRTHQRNNLLLNLALDRIQAITDDNEDYIENKDIDLAAYYSNVIGVTKSPKQRDVEVVFWIDSANAPYVITKPLHHTQKLLSEDATGKIFSIRVIMNFELERELLGFGAKLRVLGPRILVKQIKDQLKKTLGQYEGATPDGQ; encoded by the coding sequence ATGCCTGTTAACCGAAATGCCCTCATCCGCTACCGTACCATTGATAGCTGCCTGCAAAACCGTCGCCGTAAGTGGACGCTGGATGATCTGATAGATGCTTGTGCAGATGCTTTATATGAGTTTCAAGGTATCGATACAGGTGTGAGCCGCAGAACCATTCAGGGCGATATAGAGATGATGCGCAGCAACAAACTGGGTTATGAAGCGCCCATTGTTGTGGTGGATAAAAAGTACTATACCTACAGCGATAAAAACTACAGCATTACCAATATTCCGCTTAACGACCAGGATATGCAAGTTTTGGGTGAGGTGGCCAACCTGCTGCAGCAGTTTAAAGGCTTTAACCACTTTGCCGACCTCAATGAAATGGTGAGCAAACTGGAGGACAAGATCTATACCCAAAAAACACACAGCACCCCGGTTATTGATTTTGAAAAGAACGATAACCTTAAGGGACTGGAATATATAGAGGTGATACGCAAAGCCATTGTTGCTAAAAAAACCATCTGCATTACTTATCAGTCGTTTAAGGCGCGGGAGGCAAGCGCCTTTTGTTTTAGTCCGTATTTGTTAAAGGAGTACCGCAACCGTTGGTTTGTGTTGGGCAGAACCCACCAAAGAAATAACCTCTTACTCAACCTGGCATTGGACCGGATTCAGGCCATTACCGATGATAACGAAGATTATATTGAAAATAAAGACATTGACCTGGCGGCCTATTATAGTAATGTGATAGGCGTAACCAAATCGCCCAAACAGCGCGATGTAGAGGTGGTTTTTTGGATAGACAGCGCCAACGCGCCATATGTTATAACAAAGCCATTACATCATACACAAAAACTTTTAAGCGAAGATGCTACAGGAAAGATATTCAGCATCAGGGTGATCATGAACTTTGAACTGGAGCGGGAACTGTTAGGGTTTGGCGCAAAGCTGAGGGTGCTTGGTCCGCGTATTTTGGTGAAGCAAATAAAAGACCAGCTTAAAAAGACGTTAGGACAATATGAGGGTGCAACACCGGATGGGCAATAG
- a CDS encoding phospho-sugar mutase: MSQLDPAIQEKVNAWLQGSYDDQVKQQIQKLIDEGATTELTDAFYRDLEFGTGGLRGTMGPGSNRVNKYTIGTATQGLANFLLKTYPAEQIKVAIAHDSRNNSDVLAGITADVFSANGIHVYFFKALRPTPELSFAVRHLGCKSGVMLTASHNPKEYNGYKAYGADGGQFVAPYDKAVMAEVAAIKSIDEVKFTRNDALVEMIGEDIDELYLSKIAELSVSPEAIKRQKNLKIVYSPIHGTGITLVPPALKRFGFENVTIVEEQATPDGNFPTVVYPNPEEHEALTLALKKAEEVDADLVVATDPDADRVGIAVKNTEGKFILLNGNQTGSLLISYLLEAWQAKNKLDGNQYIVKTIVTTNLIADIANDKNVKYYDTLTGFKYIGELMTKFEGKQTFIGGGEESYGYLIGELVRDKDAIVSAAFIAEMTAYYKDQGSSLFEALLDLYIKYGFYKEKLISITKKGKTGAEEIKAMMEQYRTNTPATLGGSKVVTLKDYELQTETDLATGSTKPIELPKSDVLQFITEDGTIISARPSGTEPKIKFYCSAKGKLASKEAFAETDKQMEAKIEAIMKDLGV, translated from the coding sequence ATGTCACAACTCGACCCCGCTATTCAGGAAAAAGTAAACGCATGGCTTCAGGGAAGCTATGACGACCAGGTTAAACAACAGATACAAAAATTGATTGACGAGGGTGCTACTACCGAGCTTACCGACGCTTTTTACCGCGACCTTGAGTTTGGCACCGGCGGTTTGCGTGGCACCATGGGTCCGGGTTCAAACCGTGTTAATAAATATACCATTGGCACAGCTACACAGGGTTTAGCTAACTTCCTGTTAAAAACTTATCCTGCCGAGCAAATAAAAGTTGCCATTGCGCACGATAGCCGCAACAACTCTGATGTATTGGCCGGTATTACCGCCGATGTGTTTTCTGCCAACGGCATCCACGTTTACTTTTTCAAAGCCCTGCGCCCTACGCCTGAGCTTTCTTTCGCGGTGCGCCATTTAGGCTGCAAAAGCGGTGTAATGCTTACAGCATCGCACAACCCAAAAGAATATAACGGTTACAAAGCATATGGAGCAGATGGCGGTCAGTTTGTTGCGCCTTATGATAAGGCAGTTATGGCCGAGGTTGCTGCTATTAAAAGCATAGACGAAGTAAAATTTACCCGTAATGATGCTTTGGTGGAAATGATTGGTGAAGACATTGACGAGCTATACCTGAGCAAAATTGCCGAGTTGTCTGTATCGCCTGAAGCCATCAAACGTCAAAAAAACCTTAAAATAGTTTACTCTCCAATACATGGTACAGGTATTACTTTAGTACCACCGGCGTTGAAACGCTTTGGTTTTGAGAATGTAACCATTGTTGAAGAGCAGGCCACTCCTGATGGTAACTTCCCAACGGTTGTTTACCCTAACCCTGAGGAGCATGAGGCGCTTACCCTCGCCCTTAAAAAAGCAGAAGAAGTTGACGCCGACCTGGTAGTGGCAACCGACCCTGATGCCGACCGTGTGGGTATTGCTGTTAAAAACACCGAAGGCAAGTTTATTTTGCTGAACGGTAACCAAACCGGCAGTTTATTAATTAGCTACCTGTTAGAGGCATGGCAGGCTAAAAACAAACTGGATGGCAACCAATACATTGTAAAAACCATTGTAACCACCAACCTGATTGCCGATATAGCTAACGACAAGAACGTTAAATACTACGACACGCTTACCGGCTTTAAATACATTGGCGAGTTAATGACCAAGTTTGAAGGTAAGCAAACCTTTATTGGCGGCGGCGAAGAAAGCTATGGCTACCTGATTGGTGAGTTGGTGCGCGATAAGGATGCCATTGTATCGGCAGCATTTATCGCGGAGATGACCGCGTATTATAAGGACCAGGGCAGCAGCTTGTTTGAGGCCTTGCTTGACCTATATATCAAATACGGTTTCTACAAGGAAAAGCTGATCTCTATTACCAAAAAAGGTAAAACCGGCGCCGAAGAAATTAAGGCTATGATGGAGCAGTACCGCACCAACACACCTGCAACGTTAGGTGGCTCAAAAGTAGTTACCTTAAAAGATTACGAACTGCAAACCGAAACCGATCTGGCTACCGGCTCAACCAAGCCTATTGAACTGCCAAAAAGCGATGTATTGCAATTCATTACTGAGGATGGCACCATTATTTCAGCCCGCCCATCAGGTACCGAGCCTAAAATAAAATTCTATTGCTCGGCAAAAGGTAAGCTGGCCTCGAAAGAGGCTTTTGCTGAAACCGACAAGCAAATGGAAGCTAAAATAGAAGCGATAATGAAAGATCTGGGTGTTTAA
- a CDS encoding TIGR01212 family radical SAM protein (This family includes YhcC from E. coli K-12, an uncharacterized radical SAM protein.), translating into MQVTNTIPAVWEKGYNNYGPWLREKYKGARVFKVIVDGGFTCPNRDGSKGYGGCTYCNVDSFTPSVSRNAPTVRQQVEEGMERARKGNRADKFIIYFQPNTNTYAPAHYLKMLYDEALSYGTEDIVGLSVGTRPDCIDAEKIALLESYTDRFDVDLEMGMESIYNDTLAQINRGCTHDDLLNALKLVENSKLDICVHTIFGFPWETREMMLKYADEINRHPQIKFVKFHHLHIVEGSVMGVKYKREPFKLFELDEYADFLCDLLPLVRPDVVIQRLFGLSDRELLIAPNWKLKKSEIQYRIDQRILERGVVQGSLVGCL; encoded by the coding sequence ATGCAAGTAACTAACACTATACCTGCCGTTTGGGAAAAAGGCTACAATAATTATGGGCCCTGGCTGCGCGAAAAATACAAAGGTGCACGGGTATTCAAAGTAATTGTTGATGGTGGCTTTACCTGCCCTAATCGCGATGGCTCAAAAGGTTATGGTGGTTGCACCTATTGTAATGTTGATTCGTTCACCCCATCAGTAAGCCGAAATGCTCCAACGGTGCGTCAGCAGGTGGAGGAAGGCATGGAGCGGGCGCGCAAAGGCAACCGTGCCGATAAATTTATTATATATTTCCAACCCAATACCAATACGTACGCCCCTGCGCATTACTTAAAAATGCTGTATGACGAGGCGTTGAGCTACGGTACCGAAGATATTGTTGGCTTAAGCGTAGGTACCCGCCCGGATTGTATTGATGCGGAAAAGATAGCCTTATTAGAAAGCTATACAGACCGCTTTGATGTTGACCTGGAGATGGGCATGGAGTCGATCTATAATGATACCCTTGCGCAGATAAACCGCGGCTGTACGCATGATGACCTCTTGAATGCCCTTAAACTGGTGGAAAACAGTAAGCTGGATATTTGCGTGCATACCATTTTTGGCTTCCCTTGGGAGACGCGTGAAATGATGCTCAAATATGCCGACGAGATCAACCGCCATCCGCAGATAAAATTTGTAAAGTTCCATCACCTGCACATCGTTGAAGGATCTGTTATGGGGGTAAAGTACAAGCGCGAACCCTTTAAGCTTTTTGAGTTGGATGAATACGCCGATTTTTTATGCGACCTGTTGCCTTTAGTCAGGCCGGATGTGGTGATACAACGACTTTTCGGCTTAAGCGACCGAGAACTGCTCATAGCGCCCAACTGGAAACTGAAAAAATCAGAAATTCAATACCGTATTGACCAACGCATATTGGAGCGTGGCGTGGTGCAGGGATCATTAGTTGGCTGTTTGTAG
- a CDS encoding acyltransferase family protein: protein MSQKPLSNYIPALTGVRALAAYLVFISHYYYVFDDVFPHIVQRFLGEFHIGVSIFFVLSGFLITFRYYKNFHLTTDWFKQYLKNRVARIYPMYALLTICAFVYYFITKDQSITKGNDNPIWLMIMNITFIRGFFFQYWDTGIAQGWSLTVEECFYFSAPIIFLIAKKYNKFYLQPIVLTLFAIGMTLIFSRINWHGFFGNFPFVMLFTFFGRCFEFFVGVQLARFVLNKGFERTNKVTYTYIGLILMGLCVFVMALQPIPKGWAAGVQSTTGIIVNNYFLCLAVALFFYGILTENTVLKKFLALPFVELLGKSSYIFYLIHLGWLYNIMHGCFDKLNDLAFELYDKWGVDWRSPFEFDKLNLLYAFIILNAISMLLFTRIEEPLNHYIRKSNFLIKNKPRNPENESAKIA from the coding sequence TTGTCACAAAAACCGCTTTCCAACTATATTCCGGCGCTAACGGGGGTGCGCGCTCTGGCTGCTTATTTGGTTTTTATCTCACACTACTATTATGTGTTTGATGATGTTTTTCCCCACATTGTGCAACGTTTTTTAGGCGAGTTCCATATTGGGGTGTCTATTTTCTTCGTCCTGTCGGGGTTTTTAATAACTTTTAGATATTACAAAAACTTCCATTTAACTACAGATTGGTTTAAGCAATACCTCAAAAACCGCGTGGCGCGTATTTACCCAATGTACGCTCTGCTTACCATTTGTGCTTTTGTATACTACTTTATTACTAAAGACCAAAGCATTACCAAAGGCAACGATAACCCAATCTGGCTGATGATCATGAACATCACCTTTATCCGTGGTTTCTTTTTCCAGTATTGGGATACGGGTATAGCACAAGGCTGGTCGTTAACCGTTGAAGAGTGCTTTTACTTTTCGGCTCCAATAATCTTCCTCATTGCTAAAAAATACAATAAGTTTTATCTGCAGCCTATAGTGTTAACGTTGTTCGCTATTGGCATGACGTTAATATTTAGCCGTATTAACTGGCACGGCTTCTTTGGCAACTTCCCGTTTGTAATGTTATTTACTTTCTTCGGGCGTTGTTTTGAGTTTTTTGTTGGTGTACAGTTGGCCCGATTTGTATTGAATAAAGGTTTTGAGCGTACTAACAAGGTAACATACACCTACATTGGCCTTATTTTAATGGGCTTATGTGTTTTTGTTATGGCGCTACAACCCATTCCAAAAGGCTGGGCAGCAGGCGTACAAAGCACCACCGGCATAATTGTAAATAATTACTTTTTGTGTTTGGCTGTTGCGCTCTTCTTTTACGGAATACTTACCGAGAACACAGTGCTGAAAAAGTTTCTGGCGCTGCCATTTGTTGAGCTATTGGGTAAAAGTTCGTATATATTTTACCTGATACACTTAGGATGGCTATATAATATTATGCACGGTTGTTTTGATAAGCTTAATGATTTAGCTTTTGAGTTGTATGACAAGTGGGGAGTTGACTGGCGATCGCCGTTTGAGTTTGATAAGCTTAATTTGCTTTACGCTTTCATTATTTTAAACGCCATTTCTATGTTACTGTTTACCAGAATAGAGGAACCATTAAATCATTACATACGTAAGTCAAATTTTCTAATAAAGAATAAACCGCGTAATCCGGAAAACGAATCTGCAAAAATAGCGTAG
- a CDS encoding acetylxylan esterase, whose protein sequence is MKWNRILCSLTLLLGLIMPALHCYAQETDDGEISTVLSTKSKDAIFDKTASYNFEVKNTYNVPQEGTISYVVFGKQGVQLRKESIKVNMPKKSSSNFSFNIDGLKSGFYKIDFMINVSYYDDTTHKAFGIRPEEIKSQYPEPAGFDKFWADARAELAQIPPDFKMTLLPDTIKNNNRRSYLVEMRSLDSVIIHGYLTVPKRKGKFPVLLGLPGYQVSVAPLFGADDDLAILTLDVRGQGLSRGKINTPRDEFITYHIENKEQYVMRGVIMDCIRAVDFISSRQELDGGNIVASGGSMGGFLALATAALDSRIKLCSSQNPIMSDIRNLPGEVDWPILDIERYIKTQPGLTFDQVLNTLDYFDSKNFAKRVKCQVLLGIGLLDNLVPPANAYAVYNNMLNSKKKHIIVFKDLAHEIGSEYVNYDGRWVRDSFGLF, encoded by the coding sequence ATGAAATGGAATAGAATATTGTGCAGTTTAACGTTGTTGCTGGGCTTAATAATGCCTGCACTGCATTGCTATGCTCAGGAAACAGATGACGGAGAAATATCAACGGTGTTATCAACCAAGAGTAAAGATGCCATCTTTGATAAAACCGCATCATACAATTTCGAAGTTAAAAACACTTACAACGTTCCGCAGGAAGGTACAATATCATATGTGGTTTTTGGTAAACAAGGGGTTCAACTTCGCAAAGAGTCTATTAAAGTAAACATGCCTAAAAAAAGCTCGTCAAACTTTAGCTTTAATATTGACGGCTTGAAAAGCGGGTTTTACAAAATTGATTTTATGATCAATGTGTCGTATTATGACGATACAACGCATAAAGCATTTGGCATACGTCCGGAAGAAATAAAATCACAATATCCTGAGCCCGCAGGCTTTGATAAATTTTGGGCGGATGCACGTGCAGAACTTGCGCAGATTCCTCCTGATTTTAAGATGACCCTGTTGCCCGATACCATCAAAAATAATAACCGCCGAAGTTACCTTGTTGAAATGCGATCATTAGACAGCGTTATTATTCACGGCTATTTAACTGTGCCAAAACGAAAAGGGAAGTTTCCGGTTTTGCTTGGGCTGCCGGGCTATCAGGTATCGGTAGCGCCGCTGTTTGGCGCTGATGATGATCTGGCTATTTTAACACTTGATGTTAGAGGGCAGGGCTTGAGCCGTGGTAAAATTAACACACCCAGAGATGAATTCATTACCTATCATATTGAAAACAAAGAACAATATGTAATGCGAGGCGTAATAATGGATTGTATACGTGCCGTAGACTTTATAAGTTCAAGGCAGGAGCTCGACGGCGGAAATATTGTGGCATCGGGGGGCAGTATGGGCGGCTTTTTAGCCCTTGCAACTGCTGCGCTTGACAGCCGTATAAAGTTATGTTCAAGTCAAAATCCCATCATGAGCGATATTCGTAATTTACCCGGAGAGGTAGATTGGCCTATATTAGATATAGAAAGGTATATTAAAACGCAGCCGGGTTTAACTTTTGATCAGGTTTTAAATACACTGGATTATTTTGACAGCAAAAACTTTGCAAAGCGTGTTAAGTGCCAGGTGTTGTTAGGGATAGGATTGCTTGACAATTTAGTACCGCCTGCCAATGCATACGCTGTTTATAACAACATGCTTAACAGTAAAAAGAAACACATAATAGTTTTTAAAGAT